The Sinomicrobium kalidii genome contains a region encoding:
- a CDS encoding heparin lyase I family protein produces MNTTKNKMFHKLSFFIIFLTGTNVISQVAIPYHQGFENNSFYTDSNIYMDIAGPRYPNGSVYPITQQQVITDGEGYSWELSPNHQSGNKSLRLTIHREDHPHNAVSPKSRAEFSIRSKAEKGDTFFYSWRFFVPSNEEFEDHSDGWNIIGQFWETNKILSIEYVDNPSSVSLSRKLLFLLYDPKEKKHSRIHIEDGITKGEWNELVLKIHWSNRDSISNPDNYGYLNIWINNKPVVSHRYVYGNNDDVHNYFCNLSEDNEISPSQFHFRNIHKENSSISNHNIKFGQYRANQFGTNSIYFDDLKITEIFPDNSTRIRKEYCANSIPLDNRILKIYPIPGATEYIAQFEHDGIFEYAGMGNSTTLNLDYVDFLIGGRTYNVSIRAVGVKNSRYGKSCSITIPSSTKLKKEYCDITVSADHQVLEVYKIPGATEYIARFETSGIVNYAGMGNSTTLNLNYINFLVPGKTYNVRIRAAGAESSTYGESCSITLPSLSSELIVDLENSRNRNIKEENAFIVYPNPFTHEINIKGITNLKKYKIFDAKGQLILDKETDKNNIDLRHLPDGIYVLYTYDAAGFSKKVVKIIKRQ; encoded by the coding sequence GGTCGCAATCCCCTATCATCAAGGTTTTGAGAATAATTCTTTTTACACGGACAGTAATATCTATATGGATATTGCCGGTCCAAGGTATCCCAATGGTTCTGTTTACCCAATTACACAGCAGCAGGTTATAACAGATGGTGAGGGTTACAGCTGGGAATTAAGTCCCAATCATCAATCTGGTAATAAGAGTTTGAGATTAACAATACATCGAGAAGATCATCCGCATAATGCAGTAAGTCCAAAATCCAGAGCAGAATTCAGTATAAGGTCTAAAGCTGAAAAAGGAGATACTTTTTTTTACAGTTGGCGTTTTTTTGTTCCATCCAATGAAGAATTTGAAGATCATTCTGATGGCTGGAATATAATAGGACAATTTTGGGAGACTAATAAAATATTATCTATAGAATATGTTGACAACCCCTCTTCTGTAAGTTTGTCCCGAAAATTACTTTTCCTGCTTTATGATCCGAAAGAGAAGAAACATTCTCGTATTCATATAGAAGATGGAATTACCAAAGGGGAATGGAACGAACTTGTATTAAAAATTCATTGGTCCAACCGAGATTCTATTTCCAATCCCGATAATTACGGATATCTGAATATATGGATCAATAATAAACCTGTAGTTTCTCACAGATATGTCTATGGAAATAATGATGATGTTCACAATTATTTCTGTAACTTATCTGAAGATAACGAAATTTCTCCCAGTCAATTTCACTTCCGGAATATTCACAAAGAAAATAGCTCAATAAGCAACCACAATATAAAATTCGGACAATACAGAGCTAACCAATTTGGTACTAATTCTATTTATTTTGATGATTTAAAAATCACGGAAATATTTCCTGATAATTCTACCAGGATTAGGAAGGAATATTGCGCCAATAGTATTCCGCTGGATAATCGTATTTTGAAAATATACCCGATACCGGGTGCTACGGAATACATAGCCCAATTTGAACATGATGGAATTTTCGAATATGCTGGAATGGGGAATTCCACAACTCTTAATCTAGATTATGTTGACTTTCTGATCGGTGGAAGAACTTATAATGTAAGTATCAGAGCGGTCGGAGTTAAAAACAGTAGATATGGAAAAAGTTGCTCAATCACCATTCCTTCCTCTACCAAATTGAAAAAAGAATATTGTGACATTACAGTTTCTGCAGATCATCAGGTTTTAGAAGTATATAAAATCCCCGGCGCTACCGAATATATTGCTCGATTCGAAACTTCAGGTATTGTAAATTATGCAGGAATGGGGAATTCTACAACATTAAATTTAAATTATATTAACTTTCTCGTCCCCGGCAAAACCTATAATGTGAGAATTAGGGCTGCTGGAGCAGAAAGTAGCACTTATGGGGAAAGTTGTTCTATTACACTTCCATCTCTATCATCAGAGTTAATTGTTGATTTAGAAAATAGTAGAAATCGGAATATAAAAGAAGAAAATGCGTTTATTGTATATCCAAACCCCTTTACACATGAAATAAATATTAAAGGAATTACAAATCTGAAAAAGTATAAAATTTTTGATGCTAAAGGGCAGTTAATTCTAGATAAGGAAACAGATAAAAACAATATAGATCTCAGACACCTCCCCGATGGGATCTATGTTTTATATACCTACGACGCCGCAGGTTTCAGTAAAAAGGTAGTTAAAATCATCAAAAGACAATGA
- a CDS encoding serine hydrolase domain-containing protein, with protein MKLNILGLAILLLTISCKIVKTPESQNINPISSKIDSIAEVNNFNGVILLAKDSVLQYEKAFGYSDLENKIELNITDQFYIGSISKQITAVLVLREYENGTLNLTDKLNKYLPEINQPWADEVTIHHLLTHTHGIVAINKPLEFEPGTQFQYSQIGFGLLAQILEKIKEKSFEEITTEFFTAYNLINTYHPGTKNYSDLVKGYEENEAGKLLIAEGNPVKYIAAGGFISNVEDLLKWNKLLHSGRLVKTSTLDLMRTPYATRVHPIFDKIEYGYGLLFKDGEQNVQIGAFGYVPGFPTANYFYPQSGINLIILENIGVNLNDFKVTFKTHTDLMDLIKNERPVE; from the coding sequence ATGAAATTAAATATTTTAGGACTTGCAATACTACTTCTAACCATTTCTTGCAAAATTGTAAAAACACCGGAAAGTCAAAATATTAACCCTATATCATCTAAAATAGATTCAATAGCCGAAGTTAATAACTTCAATGGTGTAATTCTGTTGGCAAAAGATTCCGTCTTACAATATGAAAAAGCGTTTGGATATTCTGACCTGGAAAATAAAATCGAACTAAATATTACTGACCAATTTTATATTGGTTCTATAAGCAAGCAAATTACAGCCGTATTAGTTCTTCGAGAATACGAAAATGGTACTCTTAATTTAACAGATAAACTAAACAAATACCTGCCTGAAATAAATCAACCGTGGGCAGATGAAGTAACTATACACCATTTATTAACGCATACACATGGCATTGTTGCTATTAATAAGCCATTGGAGTTTGAGCCTGGAACACAATTTCAATACTCTCAAATAGGATTTGGATTACTGGCTCAAATACTCGAAAAAATAAAAGAAAAATCATTTGAAGAAATAACAACAGAATTTTTTACAGCATACAACCTGATCAATACCTATCATCCGGGCACTAAAAATTATTCGGATTTAGTAAAAGGATATGAAGAAAACGAAGCAGGAAAGCTACTGATTGCCGAAGGTAATCCCGTAAAATATATAGCAGCAGGAGGATTTATATCAAATGTGGAGGATTTGCTAAAATGGAATAAACTGTTGCATTCGGGAAGATTGGTTAAAACAAGCACTTTAGATCTAATGAGGACTCCATATGCAACGAGGGTCCATCCGATATTTGATAAAATAGAATATGGCTATGGATTACTCTTTAAGGACGGAGAACAAAATGTTCAGATAGGGGCATTTGGCTATGTGCCAGGTTTTCCTACGGCAAATTATTTTTATCCTCAATCTGGAATTAATTTAATTATTTTGGAAAACATTGGAGTAAATTTGAATGATTTTAAAGTAACTTTTAAAACACATACAGATTTAATGGATTTAATAAAAAACGAACGGCCAGTCGAGTAA
- a CDS encoding SDR family oxidoreductase has translation MKILMIGATGNFAKHIIPALKEKNIKIKALVRNDKKGENALENGADETVVGDLNNIDSLRNAVKDINGVFYLNPVFVENEVEMGLNMVKAAREAEIEKFVFSSVYHPSLSLGNHAAKRPVEEALYESNIKFVILQPAIFMQTIGENWTVIKQTKKVALPYSKWSRMSYVDYRDVADVVAIAFIDNKLDHGTFELSSDGMYDRNELADIIGKTLKIKVEAKEISFEDFAKKTEMPEGFAKNELKTMFEHYDQFGFHGGNSLILETIIGRRPRTLTAYFNSLER, from the coding sequence ATGAAAATACTAATGATCGGGGCCACCGGAAATTTTGCAAAACATATAATACCTGCACTCAAGGAAAAAAATATTAAGATAAAAGCCCTTGTAAGAAATGATAAAAAAGGGGAAAACGCATTAGAAAACGGAGCTGATGAAACCGTAGTTGGTGATTTGAACAATATAGACAGTCTAAGGAATGCAGTTAAAGATATAAATGGTGTTTTTTACCTAAATCCCGTTTTTGTGGAAAATGAAGTTGAAATGGGATTAAATATGGTTAAAGCCGCCAGGGAAGCAGAAATCGAAAAATTCGTTTTTTCCAGCGTCTATCACCCATCATTATCTTTAGGAAATCATGCGGCCAAACGCCCTGTAGAGGAAGCACTTTACGAATCAAATATCAAATTTGTTATCCTCCAACCGGCAATATTTATGCAAACAATCGGCGAGAACTGGACTGTTATCAAACAAACAAAAAAAGTTGCTTTACCTTATTCTAAATGGTCCAGGATGAGTTATGTAGATTACCGGGATGTAGCAGATGTCGTAGCTATTGCTTTTATTGACAATAAATTAGATCATGGCACTTTTGAACTTTCTTCCGACGGAATGTATGATCGTAATGAATTGGCGGATATTATTGGAAAAACCTTAAAAATTAAAGTTGAGGCCAAAGAAATTAGTTTTGAAGATTTCGCAAAAAAAACAGAAATGCCAGAAGGATTTGCTAAAAACGAATTAAAGACGATGTTCGAACATTATGATCAGTTTGGGTTTCACGGTGGTAACTCTTTAATATTGGAAACTATAATAGGTAGAAGACCAAGAACATTAACAGCATACTTTAATAGCCTTGAAAGATAG
- a CDS encoding carboxymuconolactone decarboxylase family protein, producing the protein MKQRLENFSEQGNTVLKAMHGVSKHLNNSTIDKQLLELLRFRVSQINGCAFCLDMHSKELLAKGESAQRLFVLDAWKHAPFFSEKEQAALSWAEAVTRLNDGQVPDDVYKEAARHFTEDELVDLTLAVTSINTFNRFNIAFETPAGTYEVGQFS; encoded by the coding sequence ATGAAACAACGATTAGAAAATTTCAGTGAACAAGGAAATACCGTGTTGAAAGCTATGCATGGCGTTTCAAAACATCTGAACAATTCCACTATTGACAAACAACTTTTAGAACTCCTTAGATTCAGGGTGTCGCAAATAAATGGTTGTGCGTTTTGTTTGGATATGCACTCCAAAGAGCTGTTGGCCAAAGGGGAATCTGCACAACGATTGTTTGTGTTGGATGCGTGGAAACATGCGCCGTTTTTTTCGGAGAAGGAACAGGCGGCATTAAGTTGGGCAGAAGCGGTAACCAGATTAAACGATGGTCAGGTTCCCGATGATGTCTATAAAGAGGCTGCCAGGCATTTTACAGAAGACGAACTGGTCGATTTGACCTTGGCGGTTACTTCGATTAATACCTTTAACCGTTTCAATATTGCTTTTGAAACTCCGGCAGGTACCTATGAAGTAGGTCAATTTAGTTGA
- a CDS encoding sigma-70 family RNA polymerase sigma factor, which produces MGISKDYQTTLFPYAYNILGSIDDANDVIQDVMANYIEHNRDTVKNESAYLIKSVINKSINLKKGAKKMAGQTTWLPEPIATEKADQKINSQEVASYAILVLLEYLNPKERAVFILKEAFNYSHQEIAEVFSFSVDNSRQLLSRAKKALNEQGSDFNSGSISSNDFLQEYVDLIRKGEVRILEEKLSEHITYQADGGGKVKVLREFTSGIKAVSRSAIKVYNLFLKKCRIEFKQLNHTPALLFYKGDKLIVCQIFNINTGTGKINNIYSVVDPQKLKRL; this is translated from the coding sequence ATGGGCATTTCAAAAGATTATCAAACAACCTTATTTCCCTACGCCTATAACATTCTTGGCAGTATAGATGATGCGAATGATGTTATACAGGACGTAATGGCAAACTATATTGAACATAACAGGGATACTGTTAAAAACGAATCGGCATATTTAATCAAAAGCGTCATCAACAAATCTATCAACTTAAAAAAAGGAGCAAAAAAAATGGCCGGTCAAACCACGTGGCTACCTGAGCCCATAGCCACTGAAAAAGCAGACCAAAAAATCAACAGTCAGGAGGTTGCATCCTATGCTATATTGGTCTTGTTGGAATATTTGAACCCAAAGGAGCGTGCCGTTTTTATTTTAAAGGAGGCTTTTAACTATTCCCATCAAGAGATTGCCGAAGTATTTTCCTTTTCTGTTGATAATTCCAGGCAACTGTTGAGCCGTGCAAAAAAAGCCTTAAACGAACAAGGCTCCGATTTCAATTCGGGAAGTATCTCCTCTAATGATTTCCTACAGGAATACGTTGACCTTATCAGAAAGGGAGAAGTCAGAATACTGGAAGAAAAGCTATCTGAACACATCACCTACCAGGCTGACGGAGGAGGTAAGGTTAAGGTATTGAGGGAATTCACTTCAGGCATCAAAGCAGTTTCGCGTTCCGCCATCAAAGTGTATAATCTGTTTCTAAAGAAATGTCGGATCGAATTCAAACAGCTCAACCATACTCCGGCCCTGCTATTTTACAAGGGCGATAAATTGATCGTCTGCCAGATATTTAATATAAACACAGGCACCGGTAAGATCAACAACATATACTCCGTTGTTGACCCTCAAAAATTAAAAAGGTTATAA
- a CDS encoding winged helix-turn-helix transcriptional regulator, producing the protein MSRRGDNNKCDNKDLLAVRDALEVLNGKWKLQILIAILNGTKRFKEIAKEVAGISDRMLSKELKELEMNELVRRKVIDAFPPIVEYSATPHTKSLHPVVDALKTWGYLHRKKIIGAQSRGF; encoded by the coding sequence ATGAGCAGAAGAGGGGATAACAACAAATGTGATAACAAAGATCTATTGGCTGTTCGGGATGCATTGGAAGTGTTGAATGGAAAATGGAAATTACAGATTTTGATTGCCATTTTAAATGGAACAAAAAGATTTAAGGAAATAGCCAAAGAGGTAGCTGGTATTAGTGACAGAATGTTGTCAAAGGAACTTAAAGAGCTCGAAATGAACGAACTCGTAAGACGTAAAGTTATTGACGCATTTCCTCCCATTGTGGAGTACAGTGCTACGCCACATACAAAATCTCTTCATCCGGTAGTCGATGCACTCAAGACATGGGGATATCTTCACCGCAAAAAGATTATAGGAGCGCAGTCGAGAGGTTTTTGA
- a CDS encoding DoxX family protein, which produces MQKKNSPGLLKWSYYISTLLFTLIIAFSVGNYLFNNDFIREGFIKMGYPTYIIYPLAAIKILGLVVIWSRKHNLLYGLAYAGFFYNCILAAFAHLMIHDNGQWFAVIALILIVISYFMSKQLLINTSDKGASGEKRGKV; this is translated from the coding sequence ATGCAGAAAAAAAACAGTCCAGGCCTTTTGAAATGGTCGTATTATATATCTACCCTATTGTTTACCTTGATCATAGCGTTCTCCGTAGGGAATTATTTGTTTAACAACGATTTTATCCGGGAAGGTTTTATTAAAATGGGCTATCCTACATATATTATTTACCCTTTGGCAGCAATTAAAATTCTTGGGCTCGTTGTGATCTGGAGCAGAAAGCACAATCTACTTTATGGCCTGGCATACGCAGGCTTCTTTTATAACTGTATTCTGGCTGCTTTTGCTCACCTTATGATTCACGATAACGGACAATGGTTTGCGGTTATTGCTTTAATTTTAATTGTGATATCCTATTTTATGTCAAAACAATTGCTGATCAATACGTCTGATAAAGGAGCATCAGGCGAAAAGAGAGGTAAGGTTTGA
- a CDS encoding GlxA family transcriptional regulator codes for MQISVFVPEYGVIEAVTPPFRTFHTANEFLTTFGKKPVFEVEYVGLRAYVPANNGEYMIKTDRLLKDVTETDLLIIPPVFGDTAKGIRANAEAIPYFKKLHEKGSRLASLCIGAFLLAETGLLNGKKCSTHWAYISEFKERFPEVEVEDGAIITEHDNIYSSGGASSLWNLLLYLVEKFSDRETAVMISKYFALDMGRDSQSQFAIFKGQRNHNDDDIQKVQDYIEKHYCDKIKIETLANLINSGRRTFERRFKEATNNTAIEYIQRVRIEAAKTFFEASRKNVTEIMFDVGYTDTKAFRDIFKKITGLTPIEYRNKFAKVAHEV; via the coding sequence ATGCAGATTTCTGTCTTTGTACCCGAGTATGGCGTTATTGAAGCCGTTACACCGCCATTCAGAACCTTCCATACCGCTAATGAGTTTTTAACCACATTTGGCAAAAAGCCCGTTTTCGAGGTCGAGTATGTGGGGCTAAGAGCGTATGTACCCGCTAACAATGGCGAATACATGATAAAAACCGACAGGTTGCTCAAAGATGTGACCGAAACCGACCTGCTTATCATCCCCCCTGTATTTGGCGATACGGCCAAAGGGATTCGGGCCAATGCAGAAGCGATACCTTATTTTAAGAAATTACACGAAAAAGGTTCCCGTCTTGCCAGTTTGTGCATCGGCGCTTTTCTTTTAGCCGAAACAGGTTTGCTCAATGGCAAAAAATGCTCTACACACTGGGCTTATATCAGTGAGTTTAAAGAAAGATTCCCGGAGGTGGAGGTCGAAGATGGTGCAATAATAACCGAACACGATAATATTTACAGTAGTGGCGGAGCAAGTAGTTTATGGAATTTACTGTTATACCTGGTTGAAAAGTTTTCCGACAGGGAAACGGCAGTCATGATCTCAAAATATTTTGCATTGGATATGGGGAGAGACAGCCAATCTCAGTTCGCAATATTCAAAGGTCAACGGAATCACAATGATGATGATATCCAGAAAGTACAGGATTATATCGAAAAACACTATTGCGATAAAATAAAGATAGAAACTTTAGCCAATTTGATCAATTCGGGCCGCAGAACATTTGAAAGAAGATTTAAGGAGGCGACCAACAATACAGCCATCGAATATATACAACGGGTAAGAATAGAAGCTGCCAAAACATTCTTTGAAGCATCGAGAAAGAATGTAACGGAGATCATGTTTGATGTAGGTTATACCGATACGAAAGCTTTTAGGGATATCTTTAAAAAGATCACAGGGCTTACTCCGATTGAGTACAGAAATAAGTTTGCCAAGGTGGCCCATGAGGTGTAA
- a CDS encoding SRPBCC family protein gives MEQVTRITVEATANAPVAKVWKVWNTPGDIMQWNTPDPSWHTPSSENDLRVGGTFKNRMEAKDGSFGFDFEGIYDTVELHKEISYTMGDGRKATTLFAEQNGKTSITTTFDAETENDPEFQKQGWQAILNNFVAYVESTHP, from the coding sequence ATGGAACAAGTAACAAGAATTACGGTAGAAGCAACAGCAAATGCTCCCGTAGCAAAAGTCTGGAAGGTATGGAATACACCGGGCGACATCATGCAATGGAACACGCCCGACCCAAGCTGGCATACGCCAAGCAGTGAAAACGACCTGCGGGTTGGCGGTACGTTTAAGAATAGAATGGAAGCCAAAGACGGCAGCTTCGGTTTTGATTTTGAAGGCATTTATGATACGGTAGAACTGCATAAGGAAATCAGCTATACCATGGGTGACGGAAGAAAGGCCACCACCTTGTTTGCCGAGCAAAATGGCAAGACCAGCATAACAACCACATTTGATGCGGAGACAGAAAATGATCCGGAGTTTCAGAAACAAGGATGGCAGGCTATCCTGAACAATTTTGTAGCATATGTTGAATCGACGCATCCGTAA
- a CDS encoding DoxX family protein yields the protein MKKYKIIFWVATAIIILWEGVMPLGTVLFAPEYVNAGTAPLGYPDYFAYALIICKVLGVFAIAYPNIPGRLKEWAYAGLTFSLIFAFISHACVDKNVGFMLMPLVVLGILAVSYIYNHKIRTHG from the coding sequence ATGAAGAAGTATAAAATAATCTTTTGGGTAGCAACTGCCATCATCATACTTTGGGAAGGAGTAATGCCGCTCGGCACCGTGCTGTTTGCACCGGAGTATGTGAATGCAGGCACAGCACCTTTGGGCTATCCCGATTACTTTGCCTACGCGCTTATTATCTGTAAAGTACTCGGCGTTTTTGCGATTGCTTACCCCAATATACCGGGCAGGCTAAAGGAATGGGCGTATGCAGGGCTGACGTTTAGTCTGATCTTTGCATTCATCAGTCATGCATGTGTCGATAAGAACGTCGGGTTTATGCTGATGCCACTGGTAGTGTTGGGTATTCTTGCCGTTTCCTACATCTATAACCATAAGATCCGGACTCATGGCTAA
- a CDS encoding SRPBCC family protein, whose amino-acid sequence MESNSVSLHRVIKADPEKVFRAFADPVAHSGWLPPYGFVCTVQQMDFKAGGTFKMTFINFSTGNSHSFGGTYLEIKPNEFIKYTDRFDDPDLPGETTTTIQLNKVSCGTELHVVQEGIPAAIPEEICYLGWQESLEKLIKLVEPEIPDA is encoded by the coding sequence ATGGAAAGTAATTCTGTTTCATTACACCGGGTCATCAAGGCAGATCCGGAAAAAGTATTCCGGGCATTTGCAGACCCGGTAGCACACTCAGGTTGGTTGCCGCCTTATGGATTTGTATGCACTGTTCAGCAAATGGATTTTAAAGCAGGTGGTACGTTTAAAATGACCTTTATTAATTTCAGTACAGGGAACAGCCATTCTTTTGGCGGAACGTATCTTGAAATAAAACCGAATGAATTTATTAAATATACCGATAGGTTTGACGATCCCGATTTGCCCGGAGAAACAACCACAACCATACAACTGAACAAGGTTTCGTGCGGCACTGAACTTCATGTGGTCCAGGAAGGAATCCCCGCGGCAATACCGGAAGAAATATGTTATTTGGGCTGGCAGGAATCGCTGGAGAAATTAATAAAACTTGTAGAGCCCGAAATACCTGATGCTTAA